A portion of the Adhaeribacter radiodurans genome contains these proteins:
- a CDS encoding T9SS type A sorting domain-containing protein: MKNILSLLFLMLPFLLQAQGVVNNGGKIVVGTGSFFTISGNNSHLTNNTTATTDGTFDNNGTIRLQGNLINNAGNNLFINPNGVGEIVFTGITGQAVMGPSPTKFERFTVNNATGLTLQQNVITEVLTLSTGPLYLNAQTLSVTSNAPAAITRTNGYIVSEQTNNSGRVNWNIGNSTGTHIFPFGTASGSYIPFVLNLTSGNIGNVAVATYATGNNNQPYPTTPDLVTNVNGWDGKDNSANTVDRFWQIDKDGPSGTATLTFTASPEEVGEITMLQAQRWNAAQAIWEFPLPGQSNTATSATVPDVTAFSPWTLSGNNSPLPIQLLTFTATLNNAQVNLHWKTVSETNTDFFTVEKTRDLKNYQTVATVKAAGTSKQIITYNAQDAQPYSGVSYYRLKQTDLNKKTYYSEVVAINLIENSVFAVRVFPNPTEGTINIFIGGDDDKEYTLLLTDMVGQRYYNKKVKTELTYHTFLINQNRYLPSGVYLLTVAGAGHFYSRKVVIQ, translated from the coding sequence ATGAAAAATATACTATCCCTTTTATTTTTAATGTTACCATTCTTACTGCAAGCCCAGGGAGTCGTAAATAATGGCGGAAAAATAGTAGTGGGAACCGGGTCTTTTTTTACTATTTCGGGTAATAATAGCCACTTAACTAATAACACTACTGCCACTACTGACGGCACTTTTGATAATAATGGCACTATCCGCCTGCAGGGTAATTTAATCAATAATGCCGGGAACAATTTATTTATTAATCCCAACGGAGTAGGAGAAATAGTATTTACCGGTATTACTGGTCAGGCAGTAATGGGGCCATCCCCTACTAAATTTGAGAGGTTTACGGTAAATAATGCAACGGGGCTTACTTTACAGCAAAATGTAATTACCGAAGTTCTTACTTTAAGTACCGGTCCTTTGTATTTAAATGCCCAGACTTTATCTGTAACGAGTAATGCTCCCGCTGCTATTACCCGCACCAATGGTTATATTGTAAGCGAGCAAACTAATAATTCCGGGCGGGTAAACTGGAACATAGGCAATAGTACTGGAACGCACATTTTTCCATTTGGTACCGCCTCGGGCAGTTACATACCCTTTGTTCTTAACCTAACTTCCGGAAATATAGGTAATGTAGCCGTTGCCACCTATGCAACCGGCAACAACAATCAACCTTATCCTACCACACCCGACCTGGTAACCAATGTAAACGGCTGGGATGGCAAAGATAACAGTGCCAACACCGTAGACCGTTTTTGGCAGATTGATAAAGATGGACCCAGCGGCACCGCAACTCTTACGTTTACCGCCAGTCCGGAAGAGGTAGGAGAAATAACTATGTTGCAGGCCCAGCGCTGGAACGCAGCCCAAGCTATCTGGGAGTTTCCTTTACCTGGCCAAAGTAATACAGCTACTTCAGCAACCGTACCGGATGTAACGGCTTTTTCGCCCTGGACTTTATCGGGTAATAATTCACCTTTGCCTATACAACTGTTAACTTTTACCGCTACTCTAAACAATGCGCAGGTAAATTTGCACTGGAAAACGGTTTCGGAAACTAATACCGACTTTTTTACCGTAGAGAAAACCCGCGATTTAAAAAACTACCAAACCGTTGCTACGGTTAAAGCGGCAGGTACTAGTAAACAAATAATAACTTATAATGCGCAGGATGCTCAACCGTACAGTGGTGTATCGTACTACCGTTTAAAGCAAACAGACTTAAACAAAAAGACTTATTACTCAGAAGTAGTGGCGATTAATTTAATTGAAAATTCAGTTTTTGCCGTGCGTGTTTTCCCTAACCCAACAGAAGGAACAATAAATATATTTATTGGCGGCGACGATGATAAAGAATACACTTTATTATTAACTGACATGGTAGGGCAGCGTTACTACAACAAAAAAGTAAAAACTGAGCTTACCTATCATACTTTCTTAATAAACCAGAACCGATATTTGCCGTCAGGCGTGTATCTATTAACTGTTGCGGGCGCTGGCCATTTTTACAGCCGAAAAGTGGTGATACAATAA